In Saccharomyces eubayanus strain FM1318 chromosome X, whole genome shotgun sequence, the genomic window CGTgactttttggaaaaatgaaGTAAAAGCGGGGATAAAACATAATAACATCCAATGTTTAATAATGAATAGGAAAGcgaaagaaaaggataagTGAAGGGGGTATCAAAGTACAAATATTCCTTTGGGTGAATAAGCAGCTTAATAGAAGACAAATTCAGCAGAACCAGATAGAACGGAGACTGTACAGCCATCAGAACCATCGCCGGTGAAGGAACCGTCTTCATAGGCACAGTTACCTTGAACGTCACCACCGTTGGATGCAACAATTTTGACGTTGAAGTTAGCAGCTTCGTTACTGTTAGGGTTTGGAATCAACGACAGATACGCTTCGCCATTGGTGTAACCAGCACCCAAGACTATTGGAGCCCAGTTGCCGACGTCTGAACCAGAAGTGCCCCAGATACAACCATCCTCTACGGAAACACCTGCATTGTTAACGTAGTATTGAGCGGATGTCTTTTTACCCTGCCATTGGAAATAAGTGTCCTCATTGATAACGGAGATGGGTTGGGAATCACCCCCATCCACTAGAGTGGGAATGACCATGTTTTCAGAGCCTGGGTAATCAGTTCTACAAAGAGCGATGGAGTCGGATTTCTTGTTGACAGCCTTGGCAGATGTCTGGTCAGTCGAACACAAGTCGCTAGTGTCCGTGTTGGTACGGTACAGATAACCGTTTTTACACAACAGACCACCGATGGATTTGCCGTCGCTTGGCTGGTTAGAAGGCCATTGAGTCTTCGACATACCGGGTTCGCAAGCGTAGGAACAGTAGTACCCGTCTTGACATTCCGACGAGTAATTGGCGTCCATGTCCATCACTGAGGCCCATCCACCATATCCTAGCCAATCCAAGGAAACTACACCGTTGGCGGAGGGAAAGTCGGAACATTTGACGGTACCGTCCTGGAACCCGTTACCACGCTTGTGTTCCGAAGAGGTCAAAGTGGTGGTAGTGGCGGCAGAAGGCGCAGCGGCCGTAGCATCGGCATTGGACTCTATATACTGGGTGACGGTGACGACGGCAGGCTTTCCGTCCTTGTGGTGGTCTCCATGATGGCCGTCAGCAGGAGCGGGAGCAGCAAGAGCCACGGAAGCGACGGAAGATAATAACGCAGCTGTGGAAAACTTCATTTTGTTAGAGAGAGTGTGTGCGAGTATACTAAAAATCTGAATTTAAAGGAAAGTAAGGTACCGTCTATAGAGAGACCGCTAGTTGGATAATCAGTATTGAGACGAGAGGCTCGAAATGAATGTATGTATTCGTGTTGCTATTATGCAATTGAAGGGAAATCTACAATAAAAATGAGCGGCAAACACTACCAAAACATATACAGGAAACAAGACAGAAAGAAAGGGTACATTGGTCATGGCGTCTACAGAttatatatcaaaaaaacgCATCTCCATTTCGCCACCCGTGACAAGTACTTAGTTCCGGAGTTTCGACAAACTCCACCCTTTCTCACTCGACCTACTCTTGAAAACACTATACCGTAACATCGCCACCAATTCCACTTATGTCAAAATTTCATGTTCGATCTGATATCCTCTTTGGGTTAATTGCCATGGTATTGTCTAGACTTTTTCTCGGAGATGGCGCACCTATTTGCTGCCACAGGATCCTCTTTTTCCGCATAGAGTAAATTGCttccgtttcttttttcctctgGCAAAGAACACCGCAGGCAACCGTACCTTGAACCGGTCACGTGCGGGTCTAGGCCTACCGAACCGGCCCTGACTTGCAGGCCGGTTACCCCACGCATCGACTGCGCATCAGCCCACTTGCGCCggtcgtttctttttctggcGGGgtgtgtgtgtgtttgGTAAGAGCCCACAATTAAGCTTTGGAGTACTTGGCGGTGAGCATGAGTGACGAAGACATTGAGTGGCCCgttgttttctttcctcATCTGAGTCTTCAAGTGTGTCTTTCCCCAGGCTGCTGTGGTCGGTGTTTGAAAACCACAAGACGGAGGCAAATAGGGTTTTGGCTGGCATACATGATGCCGTAGTGTTGCCTGGCCCTTGTGTTGCCTTTAGCTGAGATTATTTCCATCAAGTTCTTTTCCTTGTCCGGTCTCATCTTGTTCATGTCCTtgtcctttcttttttttcggcTCTGTGCCGTGCCTAACCTTAAACACCCCCCTGCTCTGTGGTTGGTTTTCTTGCATATAATCGGCGGCAGCGCCTCGGTAATATTCTGGTTTCACAAGGTTGGTTTGGGTTTTAAAATGGACCATTTTCGACTTTTACGCGTTTTACTTTTTCTggcgttttttttttttttttgtcgCCCGAAACACGTAAATCTGTTCCCTTTTACGTTGTAATGAGCAGCTGGCTTGTCtagctgaagaagaaaaaaatatcttgcAATGATACATACATGCACTTGAAAGAGCTCCGAAAAGGTAAGAGACTCATAAGGACCACGCAGCTGTAGCATTGTACTCTCTCTCCACCCAATTTAAACgtaaaataaagaaaagatgtCAATTGTATCACTATTAGGTATCAAAGTTTTAAACAATCCTGCTAAATTCACAGACGCTTATGAATTCGAAATCACTTTTGAGTGTTTAGAGTCTTTAAAGAATGATTTGGAATGGAAACTGACCTACGTCGGTTCGTCCCGTTCTCTGGACCATGATCAGGAACTCGACTCCATCTTGGTTGGCCCGGTCCCGATTGGTGTTAACAAATTCATATTCTCTGCCGATCCTCCCTCCGCCGAACTAATTCCTGCCAGTGAGTTGGTTAGTGTGACCGTTATCCTACTAAGTTGTTCCTATGACGGGAGGGAGTTTGTTAGAGTGGGCTACTACGTAAATAACGAGTACGATGAGGAAGAGTTAAGAGAGAACCCGCCAGCAAAGGTTCAGGTCGACCATATTGTAAGAAATATACTAGCTGAAAAGCCAAGAGTCACAAGGTTTAACATCGTTTGggataatgaaaatgaaggaGACCTGTATCCGCCTGAACAACCGGGCGTAGATGAGGAGGACGATGACGAGGAggacgatgacgacgatgaggaagaagatgatgacgttgacgaagaagaagagaacgaagacgaagagaACGGAGAGGAGGAGGCTGAGGAGGAAGCCGAAGAAGATGGCGACGAAGAGGAGAAGACCGAAGATAATGAAACGAATCttgaagaggaggaggaagatATAGAAAACAGCGATGGCGACGAAGACGaggctgaagaagaagtaggCCCCTCAAACGGGCATGAAGACGGCAGTGacaagaagaggaggaaaaCAGAGGAGCAGCCCACAGATATCGAGTCCACGCCAAAGGACACAGCACCCCCAACCAATTAGGAGTTCACGGTTATAACATTAACGGCATTTGCGAGACACACACTTTATAAACTGTATAGATAAGCAAttagaaagaaagaaaaattagaaaatacGATTTTAGAGCAAGGCAAGTTTTCGGTACATTGTTCTATAGTGTGttaatcttcttttccaaaatatgaTTCAAGTACAGtgagatgaaaaaatatggaCGAGTCCGGAATCGAACCGGAGACCTCTCCCATGCTAAGGGAGCGCGCTACCGACTACGCCACACGCCCATTTTATTCTTATGATGATTATTTTACCGTTTgtttagtatttttttaaggTTTTGTAACAACCCATCTATTTCTTTCCCATACGGTGgtagaagaaaacataGATCACGATAGGAAAATTATTTATGATGTTATTCAAACGTTTCCAATTTCCATTTGTGGAAACTCATGAGGAGAACATCTAATACGTAAGCTTTGTATGCAGTATTGAATCCTTAATAGAATTCTAACATTTATCGTCCAGTTTTGAACGCCCATGCGGTGAGGCATCCTTCTCCGAATTTCGCGGTTCCAGAAGTTCTTTCGTGTTCCATTGGCCAGTCTATCCTGTCGGCATTCCATGACGGTATCAACTGTAGAATAACGGGATCGATAAGCGCGCTTATCTTTAgatagtttcttttggttattGCATCACCGCTGATTTTTCTTGCACTCTTTTAGCAATATTGCTTCATTATCGATGATCACAGCATTTTTGCTCGCACAATCTTCGTAATTCTCCAATGCATTATACAACCTTGAAACAGCATCTAAGTTTTCTGCTTCATTGAAAGTATCTGATCTGCTTTGATCATCTAGGTATATGTTCTGTGTGTTCCTTAATATTGGATCCTTTGCGTAGTTTGAAAGCGTGTAATTACTTGAAGTGACGATTTTTTTAGTAGAGGGTACAAAAAGTTTATATCCATGACGATTAGGATCTTTGCATAAGATTATAGCGCTAAGTCCTGGTTGTTTTAGTTTGCTGTATTTATGATTCAAAATTATTCCTTGTTCTCCGAAAGGTAAGAAGGACATGAATCTAACTTTAACAGGTTGACCAGATATCGCCTTAAGTGGCAATTGACCTGTACTATGGTTTTCTAAACAATTGCGTACATCGGTAGCAGAATTCACTGCGTATTCCCAAAATCTAATGCATAAGTTGCTTTGTCTTAACAGAGTTATCGCATCGGTGATTATGGTTCTGATGTATCTTTCTGCTCTCCCGTTTGCAGCATGATCTTGTGTACCAGAGAATATATGATGAATTCCCTTTGAGACAAAATATTCCGCTATCTGATCATTTGTAAATTCAGTTCCTCGATCTGAATTGATTTCCCTGACTTTTCTGTCAAATTGAGTTTCCACATACTGAatgttcttcttgatttgtGCTAAGATAGTTTCAGCACTTTTGTTAAAATGTGTGGAGGTCATACAATATCTCGTATTGTTATCAACCATAATGAACATGTATCTTTTTATACCCGAGTTCGAGTTTGATACTGGACCAAGTATATCCATGCACCACGATGAACCAGGTTCATGATCGATACTGTGTTCGTTCATAGATCCAGCATAATGGTTTCTTCTCgtgatttttgaaactttacAAGTTTCACACCAAAATTCATTTGGTTCTTTAATCAAATCAATACTTTCTTCGTATTGACTGTGTTTAATGGAGTTTTCAATCTGTTGCACTCCTGTATGTCCCATTCGTTTATGAGCATCTTCTAAGCTTATAATTCTGGGCATCAATCTAGTTTTTGGGGAAGATTTTGGTTGTATTGTATTCCTTTTGAAATCATACGCAGGATGATCAATTAGgtcatttatttttacgTAAATAATTCCATTTTTTACCTGAGTTTTAATGTTCATGTCCTTGTTTCCCAGGGTCAAATAATTTTTGGTTAAAACCAGATCGGTTTCTTTAGCCAACTCATAACCACTGATAATGgtagtttcttcttcaggaACATAATGAGCCAATAAGTAATTGTCATTTGTGttactttttatttttatgtatCCTGAACCTTTAACAGAAACTGGGTTAGTTTTACCAATACCAAATAATTGtgtattttcttggttGTCTTCATAATTGTGTAATAAATTCTTATTATTCGTAATACTGATGCCTGAACCGGTGCCAATAATGACCAGATTTTTGTCTGAACCCTTTTTgttcctcttcttttgttgtcttttcaaaggtTCTGGCTGGTTTTGTACCAGTTTTggtgtattttttttggttgtaCCTTGTGAAACATTACCTTTCAAGTAGCTATTCGTGTTAGACCTGTGTTTTTTGTCTAATTTCATTCTGCAGTTTATCGAGCTGTGGAATTCTGATTTACAGTACTTACAATGCATTTCATATTGATCTGTAACATTTACACCTAATTCGTTTATTGTTTGAATAATGATATtaattatatattcttcaactcttaatttttgttcattttgaaTGCTGAATAATCGCTGGTACACTGGCATTTTCAAGGATTCATGTAAAACGTCCAAtagattttctttcaaaatataatcTCTTGTTTCATTATTGTCGTAACACTTTGGTAGGATACATCTTTCCATTAAAACTAATTTGTTAAGTTCAGTTCTTAATGATTCCAgttttttacattttctGTCAACCATAATCTTATTCCAAGCCTTGATTCTAGCTTGTCGTCCATGAGATGATCTATATTGAGCTTGTAATTTATCgataattaaaaatatattttctgAAGTAGTATTCACGATATCAATTTCGTTATGTATTGCTTCGTTCAAAATCTTGCACAATATTTGGTTTTCACGAGGGTCtatgtttttgatttcgcTAGAGAAAACATTATCAAAATCATGTCTTCTTAAAAGTTCATCAAACTTGTTTAGAAGGGTTGGGATATTCTCCTTATCTTTTAGCTTGTAGTTA contains:
- a CDS encoding integrase catalytic domain-containing protein — translated: MATLARDEIKSVTDDNISAQVQSKVKLQATKEFQVCIENDGNDIELLRQMLSKLITKKNEIARKARRDIDISELDQLFEVDERIDKVNIKILSLEKKLLSIDSDEDQHSLHERNDSTGTYYLFNTKSVKNKKYYPKDCILNYKLKDKENIPTLLNKFDELLRRHDFDNVFSSEIKNIDPRENQILCKILNEAIHNEIDIVNTTSENIFLIIDKLQAQYRSSHGRQARIKAWNKIMVDRKCKKLESLRTELNKLVLMERCILPKCYDNNETRDYILKENLLDVLHESLKMPVYQRLFSIQNEQKLRVEEYIINIIIQTINELGVNVTDQYEMHCKYCKSEFHSSINCRMKLDKKHRSNTNSYLKGNVSQGTTKKNTPKLVQNQPEPLKRQQKKRNKKGSDKNLVIIGTGSGISITNNKNLLHNYEDNQENTQLFGIGKTNPVSVKGSGYIKIKSNTNDNYLLAHYVPEEETTIISGYELAKETDLVLTKNYLTLGNKDMNIKTQVKNGIIYVKINDLIDHPAYDFKRNTIQPKSSPKTRLMPRIISLEDAHKRMGHTGVQQIENSIKHSQYEESIDLIKEPNEFWCETCKVSKITRRNHYAGSMNEHSIDHEPGSSWCMDILGPVSNSNSGIKRYMFIMVDNNTRYCMTSTHFNKSAETILAQIKKNIQYVETQFDRKVREINSDRGTEFTNDQIAEYFVSKGIHHIFSGTQDHAANGRAERYIRTIITDAITLLRQSNLCIRFWEYAVNSATDVRNCLENHSTGQLPLKAISGQPVKVRFMSFLPFGEQGIILNHKYSKLKQPGLSAIILCKDPNRHGYKLFVPSTKKIVTSSNYTLSNYAKDPILRNTQNIYLDDQSRSDTFNEAENLDAVSRLYNALENYEDCASKNAVIIDNEAILLKECKKNQR
- the NCA3 gene encoding SUN family protein NCA3, with the protein product MKFSTAALLSSVASVALAAPAPADGHHGDHHKDGKPAVVTVTQYIESNADATAAAPSAATTTTLTSSEHKRGNGFQDGTVKCSDFPSANGVVSLDWLGYGGWASVMDMDANYSSECQDGYYCSYACEPGMSKTQWPSNQPSDGKSIGGLLCKNGYLYRTNTDTSDLCSTDQTSAKAVNKKSDSIALCRTDYPGSENMVIPTLVDGGDSQPISVINEDTYFQWQGKKTSAQYYVNNAGVSVEDGCIWGTSGSDVGNWAPIVLGAGYTNGEAYLSLIPNPNSNEAANFNVKIVASNGGDVQGNCAYEDGSFTGDGSDGCTVSVLSGSAEFVFY
- the ASF1 gene encoding nucleosome assembly factor ASF1 → MSIVSLLGIKVLNNPAKFTDAYEFEITFECLESLKNDLEWKLTYVGSSRSLDHDQELDSILVGPVPIGVNKFIFSADPPSAELIPASELVSVTVILLSCSYDGREFVRVGYYVNNEYDEEELRENPPAKVQVDHIVRNILAEKPRVTRFNIVWDNENEGDLYPPEQPGVDEEDDDEEDDDDDEEEDDDVDEEEENEDEENGEEEAEEEAEEDGDEEEKTEDNETNLEEEEEDIENSDGDEDEAEEEVGPSNGHEDGSDKKRRKTEEQPTDIESTPKDTAPPTN